In Rhodopirellula islandica, one DNA window encodes the following:
- a CDS encoding S1C family serine protease, with amino-acid sequence MLPTSDQVDVARDRLFDELSEEVEHFDRLGNLVRRVSHLVKPSVIHIEAHKTQGSGATAESFDEAGSGVVLDVAGESWVLTNRHVIKGAAADQIVMRTSDGRRWVPEKILMDPNTDVAVMKLSPSIAGIESAERDSIRRGTSSFAKMPPAARLANSDQVQIGDFVIAIGSPFGLSHSVTFGILSAKGRRDLSLGEERIDLQDFFQTDAAINPGNSGGPLLNLRGEVIALNTAIASSSGGSEGIGFAIPINMAARVAQELIVHGRLRRGYLGVTLDPNFAAADLSPASGIYASMKITPDFESRLGSQEEIKLGGARVKDIRPGSPAELAHLQRGDIILQFDSINVEDDDHLVALAGMAQPDQRPISMVILRDGKRYRTEVTLTFQP; translated from the coding sequence ATGCTGCCAACGTCCGACCAAGTCGACGTGGCACGGGATCGCTTGTTCGACGAGTTGTCCGAAGAAGTGGAGCACTTTGACCGGTTAGGCAACCTGGTCCGCCGGGTCAGTCACTTGGTCAAACCCAGCGTGATCCACATCGAGGCCCACAAGACTCAGGGCAGCGGAGCGACCGCTGAATCGTTTGATGAAGCTGGCAGCGGTGTCGTTCTCGACGTTGCTGGGGAATCTTGGGTGTTGACCAATCGTCACGTCATCAAAGGGGCTGCCGCCGATCAAATCGTGATGCGAACCAGTGATGGCCGGCGTTGGGTGCCCGAAAAGATCTTAATGGATCCCAACACCGATGTCGCGGTCATGAAACTGTCGCCCTCCATCGCGGGGATCGAATCGGCCGAACGAGATTCCATCCGTCGCGGGACCAGCTCGTTTGCCAAGATGCCACCGGCGGCTCGATTGGCCAACAGCGACCAAGTTCAAATTGGTGACTTCGTGATTGCGATCGGCAGCCCCTTCGGACTCAGCCACTCGGTCACCTTCGGAATCCTGAGTGCCAAAGGACGCCGTGATTTGTCGCTCGGCGAAGAGCGAATCGACCTGCAGGATTTCTTCCAAACCGATGCGGCCATCAACCCAGGCAACAGCGGCGGCCCCTTGCTGAACCTTCGCGGGGAAGTGATTGCACTGAACACCGCCATCGCCAGCAGCAGTGGAGGCAGCGAGGGAATTGGATTCGCCATCCCGATCAACATGGCCGCTCGTGTGGCCCAGGAATTGATCGTTCACGGTCGCCTTCGCCGCGGGTACCTCGGTGTCACGCTGGACCCCAACTTCGCCGCAGCGGATCTGTCGCCGGCGTCGGGGATCTACGCCTCGATGAAGATCACTCCCGACTTCGAGTCACGGTTGGGTTCGCAAGAAGAAATCAAGCTGGGCGGGGCTCGGGTGAAGGACATCCGTCCCGGTTCACCAGCCGAATTGGCACACCTGCAACGTGGCGACATCATCCTGCAGTTTGATTCCATCAACGTGGAAGACGACGATCACTTGGTGGCTTTGGCTGGCATGGCACAACCTGATCAACGTCCGATCTCGATGGTCATCCTCCGCGATGGCAAACGCTATCGCACGGAAGTCACGCTGACGTTCCAACCTTGA